One window of the Anolis sagrei isolate rAnoSag1 chromosome 5, rAnoSag1.mat, whole genome shotgun sequence genome contains the following:
- the DCTD gene encoding deoxycytidylate deaminase isoform X1, translated as MSGGGSSEDSNPNGYSCEMTCKKRDDYLEWPEYFMAVAFLSAQRSKDPHSQVGACIVNSENKIVGIGYNGMPNGCSDDSLPWTRTAESKLDTKYPYVCHAELNAIMNKNSADVKGCSMYVALFPCNECAKLIIQAGIKEVIFMSDKYHDTPEMTASRRLFDLARITYRKFKPKCNKIVIDFDSINSRPSQKLLTAQTTSLTF; from the exons ATGAGTGGCGGTGGCTCCTCAGAGGACAGCAATCCCAATGG GTATAGCTGTGAGATGACCTGTAAAAAACGTGATGATTATTTGGAATGGCCTGAATATTTTATGGCTGTAGCTTTCCTCTCAGCTCAAAGAAGCAAGGATCCACACTCTCAG GTTGGTGCTTGCATTGTGAATTCAGAAAACAAGATTGTTGGGATTGGTTACAATGGCATGCCTAACGGATGCAGCGATGACTCGCTCCCTTGGACAAGAACAGCCGAGAGTAAACTTGACACTAAATATCCCTATG TATGTCATGCTGAACTGAATGCCATAATGAACAAGAACTCAGCTGATGTGAAAGGCTGCAGCATGTATGTTGCCTTGTTTCCTTGTAATGAATGTGCAAAGCTCATCATCCAGGCAG GTATCAAAGAAGTTATCTTTATGTCTGACAAATATCATGATACTCCAGAGATGACAGCTTCACGCCGCTTGTTTGATTTAGCTAGAATTACATACAG GAAATTCAAACCAAAGTGCAATAAGATAGTCATTGATTTTGATTCAATTAACAGCAGACCAAGTCAAAAGCTTCT gACAGCTCAGACAACTTCATTAACATTCTAG
- the DCTD gene encoding deoxycytidylate deaminase isoform X2, translated as MSGGGSSEDSNPNGYSCEMTCKKRDDYLEWPEYFMAVAFLSAQRSKDPHSQVGACIVNSENKIVGIGYNGMPNGCSDDSLPWTRTAESKLDTKYPYVCHAELNAIMNKNSADVKGCSMYVALFPCNECAKLIIQAGIKEVIFMSDKYHDTPEMTASRRLFDLARITYRTAQTTSLTF; from the exons ATGAGTGGCGGTGGCTCCTCAGAGGACAGCAATCCCAATGG GTATAGCTGTGAGATGACCTGTAAAAAACGTGATGATTATTTGGAATGGCCTGAATATTTTATGGCTGTAGCTTTCCTCTCAGCTCAAAGAAGCAAGGATCCACACTCTCAG GTTGGTGCTTGCATTGTGAATTCAGAAAACAAGATTGTTGGGATTGGTTACAATGGCATGCCTAACGGATGCAGCGATGACTCGCTCCCTTGGACAAGAACAGCCGAGAGTAAACTTGACACTAAATATCCCTATG TATGTCATGCTGAACTGAATGCCATAATGAACAAGAACTCAGCTGATGTGAAAGGCTGCAGCATGTATGTTGCCTTGTTTCCTTGTAATGAATGTGCAAAGCTCATCATCCAGGCAG GTATCAAAGAAGTTATCTTTATGTCTGACAAATATCATGATACTCCAGAGATGACAGCTTCACGCCGCTTGTTTGATTTAGCTAGAATTACATACAG gACAGCTCAGACAACTTCATTAACATTCTAG